The nucleotide window GTGTAATCCGAAGCTGGCTCCATATCAACCCATCCGATTTTGTTCCGGTGCTTGAGTTGTTCCCAATTCCACTGAAGCGCAATTTGAGCCCCGGCAATGGCGCCCATGCTGGTGCCTCCGATGATGTCAATTGGAATGCCAATTTCCTGCAACGCTCGATAAACCCCGAGGTGCGCCAGGCCCCGGGCACCACCACCACCCAACACCAGCCCTACGGCATGGCCAGTCATTACCCGCGCCAGTCGTTCAAAGTCTTCCTGCCGGTCTATGACAATATGAAAATGGTTTTCCACCGGGCGCAGATCAATCCACTGTTTGGTGCCACTTGGAAGTTGATCGCGGTTGGGGTGGATCAACACCAGCGATTGGGGTGGCGATGTGATCGAATTCATCCCGGCCAGAAAGCGCTCTTCGGCTTCTCGCAGTTTGGGTGATTCGTGGGCGAACGCCGTGAGCAGGATTCGATCTGCTTGCCGAATACAGCGTTGCGTCCAGGCCGAGGCCCCAGGCTCGGCCACATACACGACAAATTGATAGAGTAATTCCTGTCGGTCAAGCCAGGCGGTTAACCGGATGCTCAGCGGGTCTTCCACACTGGACTGGGAAATCCCCGGATTTCCTAACTCAGCATCAACCCGTTGCGCCGTCAACACCAAAACCTTGCCAAAGGTGTGCAGGGCAGCTTCCAGTTTTTGAGCAAAGCGTTCAACCGGCAACCCGTTACTGAGTGGAATGATCGCAATGTTTGAAATTTTGCGGGTGACCGATGACCAGCGGATGCGCGACGTTGACTGCTGACCGAGTCCTCCGTAGCGAATGCTGCCTTTGTTCCCTTGATGGAGTTCACGCGTCCGCAGCCGCTTGATCAGTGTTTGAATAATAAACTGGGTGATGTTTGGGTAGCGCTCGCTCAACCGGGTGAAGCTGGCATGATTAAATCGAATCAGAATGCTGTCACGTGAGGCAAAAATGCTGGCGGTGCGAGATTCGTGAGTGAAAAAGGCAATCTCCCCAATGATTTCTCCACGGCCAATATCATTGAGGACTCGCTGATTTCCGCTTTGATCATTGAGCACCGCATAAAGGTGACCACTCATGACCAGATACACGGCGCCTCCGACATCCCCTTGTGAAAACAGACATTCACCTTGTTGCAGATATACCCATTCGGCGTGTTCTTCGGCCATTTGGAGGGCTTCATCATCCATTGAACCAACCAGCGGAGGCAGCACCGTCAGCATTAGCTCCCGCTGGAGCCGAACCTGAATAATCTGAGTGACGCGGTTGATCAGGTCGGGAACGCGGCTGATGGCATGTTCAAACGTGGCCCGTGGAATTTTCAGGACCATAGCCTCAGTATCGGCATACACGCTGGCGGTCCGTTTGCCGCCGGTCAAAACCTGAATTTCCCCAACTGGTTGCCCCACCAGCACCGTGCCCACGGTTTGTTCATGCCCTTCTGGCTGCTTCACCGTGACGCGAAGCGTTCCGTTCAGGACCAGATAAATCGCATCGGCGATGTCACCCTGACGAAAAAGAAGGACATCTTTGGCCAATCGAATGCGGTAGAGTTCTCCGGACATATCCTGGATCAGGTCAGTCGGGAATCCCTGGAACAATTCAGTGGTTTTCAACCACTGTTCAATCTCTGGAACAGAAGGAAGTGGGGTATTGGAAGATTGCATGGGCCTGGATGTATCAGTTAGGAATGAAGAATGAAGAATGAAGAATGAAGAATGATTCCTGGTCATTCAATCACTCGATCAGTTTGTCAGCGGGGCATTCTGCCACTTCTTAATTTATTTCAGCAAGTTATGTGTTCAGTCGTTGCTTTTGAGTGTTGTCGCGCACGATTTTCAGAAACGCGTGCACCACGGGTGACGAATCATCACCCCGCCAGGCCACCATCACATCCACCGTCGGAGCAGGTGGCTCCAGATCAACATAGACAATCCCAGGCATTTGAAACACTCGGGCCGAAGCTGGAATCAGGGTGATGCCCATTCCGGCGGCAACAAAACTCAACAAGATCTGAAGTTGACTGGCTTCCTGGATGATTCCCGGTGTGTAGCCGGCTGATCGAAAAATCTGACTGACCAGCGAGAAAAACCCGCAGCCCAAGCTTTGAGGGACAAACACAAAGGCATCCTTCGCCAGAGCTTGAAGTGAAACCTGAGACTGATCTTTCAACGGATGCGACTGGTGGAGTGCCACAATCAATGGTTCCCGCAGCAACCGTTCGCATTCGATATTGTCGGCCAGATCATCTGGTTGAATTAAAAACCCGACATCAATGTGTTTGTGTTCGAGAGCATGGATTTGCTGTAGCGTCGGCATTTCGGTCACGATCAGATCAACGTGTGGAAAGCGGGACCGATAGGTGTGCAAAATCTTGGGAATCAAGTCATAGGTGGACGAACCTTCAAGGCCGACCACCAGTTTCCCGATTTCACCACGCCCGGCGCGAGTGGCAATCTGGAGCGCCTGATCCGCCTGGGCCAGCGTTCGGCGGGCTTCGGCCAGAAAGAGCCGGCCTGCTTCGGTGACTTCGACTTTGCGTTTGGTGCGTTCGAAAATCTCAATTCCGATTTCTTCTTCCAGTTCACGAATCTGTTTACTGAGTGCCGATTGTGAGACGTGCAGCTTTTCAGCCGCCCGGTTGAAATTGAGTTCATCGGCCACGGCAATGCAATAGCGAAGGTGTCGTAGTTCCATAGGGTTCGGGGTTCAGGGTTCGGGGTTCGGGGGTCAGGGTTCGGGGGTCAGGGTTTGGGGTTTGAGGTTTGGGGTTTTCGATAGATCTTCAAGGAATCTCTTTGAGACTGTTTGGAAATTCAGTGTTTTAACCTGCGAAGCGGGTTCAAGAACAATTTTGTTTTAAATCAACAACTTGCAAAAATCCCAATCATTTCCAAACAGTCTCTTTGGTCTTTTTCGTCCTTTTGGCCTTTTCAAACCCGAAACCCCGAACCCTGACCCCCGAACCCCGAACTAATCTCTTTTAGCGATTAAGTGATGAGAACAATGTATTGGACTCCTAGCGTGGAATCTGGGTATTGTCAACGCGGTCAGGAATTTGGATTTCATCACAAAGGAGTGTATATGGGACGTGTTGCAATTGTGTATCACAGTGGATATGGACATACAGCGGCGCAAGCCGAGGCCGTCGCCCGAGGCGCGGCATCTGTCGAGGGTACCACTGTTGAAGTTTTTACTTCGGATGATGCCATCACCAATTTGGAAAAATTAAATGACTTTGACGCCATTATTTTTGGAAGCCCAACCTATATGGGCAGTGTTTCCAGCAAGATGAAAGCGTTTATGGAAGCCAGTTCGAAGATGTGGATGGAGCTGAAATGGAAAGACAAAATCGCCGCCGGTTTTTCAAATTCCGGGAGCTTGAGCGGCGATAAACTCAACACGCTGCTCCAGTTCGCGGTGTTTGCCGGCCAGCACGCCATGATTTGGGTGGGAATGGATGTGTTGCCATCTGGGGCACCCGGCGACCCGGAAAGTATCAATCGCGTCGGTAGTTTCCTCGGCGCCATGGCGCAATCCACTCACGGAACAGCCGTTCCGCCAGACGGCGATTTAAAAACAGCGGAACTGCTTGGCCGCCGGGTGGCGCTCACCGCCCAGCAATGGGTGCGTGGAAGACAGTGAACAATGAAAGAAAGGGCTGAGGGCTGAAGAAAGCGGCTGAAGAATTGGTTTTATTTCATCCCTCATCCTTCATCCCTCATCCCTTCGATTGCCCTGAGCCCTCATCCCCAGATTAAAGGAGGTTTCAAATGATTACCGTCCGACCAGGAACTGAACGCGGACAAACTCAAACCTATTGGCTCGATAGCCGACATTCGTTCTCATTTAATATGTATTTTGATCCAAAGCATATGGGATTTCAGCACCTGCGAGTGATCAATGAAGACTGGATCCGGCCAGGCGCCGGTTTTGGAATGCACTCGCACGCGGATATGGAAATTTTGACCTATGTGATCAAAGGCACGCTTGCCCACAAAGACAGCACGGGTGGCGTGGGCGTCATTCAGGCGGGTGAAGTTCAGCGGATGTCCGCCGGAACCGGCATCAGCCACAGTGAATTTAATCACTCAGATACTGAAGAAGTGCATTTGTTTCAAATCTGGCTACTGCCCGAACGCAAAGGATTGCAGCCGGGATATGAACAGCGTCAATTTGCCGCTACAGATCGCCAGGATACGCTCTGTCTGGTGGCGGCCCGTGATGGACGCAGCCAGGCACTGACAATTTATCAAGACGTAGATTTTTACGTTGCCAGTCTGACGGCCCCCGGAAAAACCGTAAGTCACCGCCTGTGCCCAACCCGGCACGGATGGCTTCAGATTGGACTTGGACGTGTGAACGTCAATGGAGTTGAATTGAAGACCGGAGATGCCGCCGCCATCAGCGATGTCGAACGTGTTGAAATTGAAGCACTTGAACCGTCTGAAATTCTTTTCTTTGATCTGGCGAACAATCCCAAGCCAAATCATCATTGAGGGTTGAGCAGATAAATATTTCTTTGGAGTGCTGCAACTTGCTGCAGCTTTGAAAAGCGGTGACAAGTCACTGCACTCCAAAGAATTCTTTTTCTGAAACCGGGTTATGGGAAGACATCGGGTGATGATTTCGACGGAAATGAACGTGCTTTATATTGGTTCAATGAGCGTGACGGCTACTTTTCCAACTCGATTTCCCTCCATGGCCAGCACCGTAAATTGCCAGTTCCCATGACGAAATTGATCACCAGCAACTGGAATTTTTCCCAACTCAAATAAGACAAAACCGCCCAGGGTTTGAAAAGCGCGTTTGGCTTCCATCGGGATTTGGATTT belongs to Acidobacteriota bacterium and includes:
- a CDS encoding cyclic nucleotide-binding domain-containing protein, with translation MQSSNTPLPSVPEIEQWLKTTELFQGFPTDLIQDMSGELYRIRLAKDVLLFRQGDIADAIYLVLNGTLRVTVKQPEGHEQTVGTVLVGQPVGEIQVLTGGKRTASVYADTEAMVLKIPRATFEHAISRVPDLINRVTQIIQVRLQRELMLTVLPPLVGSMDDEALQMAEEHAEWVYLQQGECLFSQGDVGGAVYLVMSGHLYAVLNDQSGNQRVLNDIGRGEIIGEIAFFTHESRTASIFASRDSILIRFNHASFTRLSERYPNITQFIIQTLIKRLRTRELHQGNKGSIRYGGLGQQSTSRIRWSSVTRKISNIAIIPLSNGLPVERFAQKLEAALHTFGKVLVLTAQRVDAELGNPGISQSSVEDPLSIRLTAWLDRQELLYQFVVYVAEPGASAWTQRCIRQADRILLTAFAHESPKLREAEERFLAGMNSITSPPQSLVLIHPNRDQLPSGTKQWIDLRPVENHFHIVIDRQEDFERLARVMTGHAVGLVLGGGGARGLAHLGVYRALQEIGIPIDIIGGTSMGAIAGAQIALQWNWEQLKHRNKIGWVDMEPASDYTIPVFAFLKSHRALRAIQSSFEDHQIEDTWINFFCVSSNLTTAEIMIHREGPLVNALRASSSLPGVFVPVIDGKNILVDGAVFNNLPGNLVRDFGSGFNIVINVSPEEDLVPKREQFPSAWGALKDRVLHGEKNLGVPTILDTIIRSLLLSSTNVANAVQRDADLYLAPPVSEFGMLEFTAFEQIIEAGYRYGVDTLRYFKLPWT
- a CDS encoding LysR family transcriptional regulator; its protein translation is MELRHLRYCIAVADELNFNRAAEKLHVSQSALSKQIRELEEEIGIEIFERTKRKVEVTEAGRLFLAEARRTLAQADQALQIATRAGRGEIGKLVVGLEGSSTYDLIPKILHTYRSRFPHVDLIVTEMPTLQQIHALEHKHIDVGFLIQPDDLADNIECERLLREPLIVALHQSHPLKDQSQVSLQALAKDAFVFVPQSLGCGFFSLVSQIFRSAGYTPGIIQEASQLQILLSFVAAGMGITLIPASARVFQMPGIVYVDLEPPAPTVDVMVAWRGDDSSPVVHAFLKIVRDNTQKQRLNT
- a CDS encoding flavodoxin family protein; this translates as MGRVAIVYHSGYGHTAAQAEAVARGAASVEGTTVEVFTSDDAITNLEKLNDFDAIIFGSPTYMGSVSSKMKAFMEASSKMWMELKWKDKIAAGFSNSGSLSGDKLNTLLQFAVFAGQHAMIWVGMDVLPSGAPGDPESINRVGSFLGAMAQSTHGTAVPPDGDLKTAELLGRRVALTAQQWVRGRQ
- a CDS encoding pirin family protein, with amino-acid sequence MITVRPGTERGQTQTYWLDSRHSFSFNMYFDPKHMGFQHLRVINEDWIRPGAGFGMHSHADMEILTYVIKGTLAHKDSTGGVGVIQAGEVQRMSAGTGISHSEFNHSDTEEVHLFQIWLLPERKGLQPGYEQRQFAATDRQDTLCLVAARDGRSQALTIYQDVDFYVASLTAPGKTVSHRLCPTRHGWLQIGLGRVNVNGVELKTGDAAAISDVERVEIEALEPSEILFFDLANNPKPNHH